The segment AATTAAACCCCTTAGGTTTGGCAGTTTCGGCAACTGCTTTATTTCGAATGTCAGAAAATCCGATGGAGGAGTAGAATAAGGCAGTCCTCCATCGCTGACGGTGTGAGAAAGCTCTGAGATTTTCTTTTGACATTCTTTTTCACTGTCCGGCGACAACAGGGTCGATGATAGGACCCCACGAATTTCTTTTTTGATGTTCATGGTCAACAGTTTTATATGGGATCCACTTAGTAAACGCCTAGGTCAAAACTAAAAACTCAGTATGCAACGGAGAAATCATGTATGTCCCACTCAGTCATCGACGGTTAGCAATCAAGGTTCAAACTTGTTAGTTAGTCCATGATGCAGGAGATTAAtgaataaaccaaaaaaaaaaaagaattgttaCCGTATCTACAGTTGGGTGGTCACTGTTGCGGTAATGGAAAGCCACTTCGAGGCAGTACAGGATTGAGCCGGCGGTTTGAGAGATATGAGTCGGGTTGAACTCATGGCCCGGGTCCAATGGCACGGATGGCCAACCATTGAACGGGTCATCGTTGTTGCAGAATACGAACCCTTCCACGTAATCAAACGACTCGCCTTCTTTCTGAGTCACCAGAAACTCAGCATCCCGAGTAAATTCCTCAAACTCAGAATACACTACCCTGATCCATCTTACCTAatcatacaaataaataaaataaataacatagcTAAATTACGTAGCGGAAACGTGTCGCTCATGCACTTCAAATTAAAAAATGTAGAAAATTTGTATATGAATAACAagaattattttatttcttaaaacaGAAATACCCACCATGTCTGGAGCTTGTTGTAGCTTAATTCTTGCTCGGGTAATAATACCGAACTGACCAAGCCCGCCGAGGACTCCGAAAAAGAGTTCGGAGTTTAGCGTTTCGGAGCAAACCGTTATTTCTCCTTTTCCAGTTACAACTTCCAATTCCGTGACGTTCGACGTTTGCGGACCATAACGGAAAGCTTGTCCACTAACGCCAGCGTTAGATAAAGTCCCACCCACCGTTAAGCTGAGGTAATCGGTCCACGACCTTGGAGCATAGCCGTACCTCGAGACGCACCGTGTCAAGACGTCTTCCCATAATGCCCCGCCGGAAACATCGATATAATGAGAGCCATTGATTGGCAAGAATTCGAAATGGTTTTTCTCCGTCGAACGCATGTCTATCACGAGCCCCCCCTCGGCCATCGCCTGACCGTTAATTGAATGGCCGTTACCCCTTGCCGCCACCGTCAAATTGGAGGTCCTCGATGCGAGCTTAACGACCCGACTTATATCTTCGGCTCCAGAGGGTTTGATTAAGAACAAGGGCTTAACCGAATAAAGACCACCGAAATCTTTACTGGCTAAACTGCTAACATCACCGTTTTCGATGCTGCCTTGGAGGTCGAGGGATTTAGATATGCTGGAAACATCGTCGTCGAGCTTGGACTCGGCGTCGTTGTCGTGTACGATTCGCCCCAAGTAAGCTATCATCTTTGTATGCAAAAGCAAAAGAGACAAATAAAAGGAATGGTAGTTTTAGTTTATTTAGATTTTAGAGCACTGTAAAGATGAGCCGTCTTTGGAAGTTAATTGGAGGGGCTTAAATAATGCTGAAatgaagattttttttttatgaggTTTAAAAAATTATTGGGCTAACTAACCTATGATATAATAAGGATTTTTATTAGGTTTAGAGTTAAGATTTTTATTTGAGTATAGAGTCAATTTAAAGTTTGTAACCAATAATTATTCTTTTAATAGATTTATAGAATACAAATAATTAGTTATTAGACTAgttcaaaaaatattaaatatattaatattatttttaaatatatatatatatatataattaagaacttacttttaaaagaactaaaatattatttaattaaataatagttgaataatatatttaaaaaaattaaaagaagttTTTCTAGCAATGGTGTATATTTTGTGTATGATAAAGAACTGTAAAAATAATATGTATTATTttcgtttatatatatattttgaataaagatatatgaaaataataatgattGCAACTTAAAAGAAAAAATGAATCTAGATTTTATTTTTCCAACAATATATTAAAGCATTATTAGTAACATCAATGTATTAGGATTTCAAATCTTAGCCTCTATAATTTTTTCCATTGCAAATATCTTTGAAAAAATTTCCTCAATTTAAAATGAATGCAACATTTGGATTATTTGtgcatttacttttttttttatttcttgttaattaataaataaaaatgttaaactatcCCTACAAACACTTGCTATTTTAATGCGAAAATGTATCTCACCCAGTTTAAGTGAAAATAGACTTAACAATAGGATTGCTTCTATCACATTTACACCTTATgtcaacaaaataataataatttagaaTATGAATTAGGTATAATCTCCCAATTAAGTTTATGAATATTAGGAAGTGGTATAATTATAAATCGTATTGATTCAACATTTAATTGATTCAAAGTCTTTTTCgaattgatattttaattaattttgattcaataagTCTAATTCATAATGAGCCAAAGGCGGGAAGGAGACGCAGTCGCTAAAACGAAAAATTTTCATTatcctttataatttataaaattttaaattaataatggtaaaatttattttagccctcctaaatataataaaatttaattttatcttttaaaaattataaagatataggctattaaaatgatgaaattacattttttactttaataaaatatacaatttaattttagcTCCTAAAAAATTTTCTGATTTCACCACCGATTAATCCAATTTGATTCAAACTATATCagttaaaattgaaatttaaaatttacactTTCTCGTATAAATGTCTTAATAATGTACCATAGAATGCATCCTTTTCGAAAGTCACTTTGCGTATGAGCTTAAGAAAAGTAgcactttatattttattttattttatccgtTCATTCAATGTGAATAGTGACTAACTGATAGTGGAACAGTTTTTGAAACGACCCATTATTAAAAATTCAAAGGTAAATCTGGATTATTGATTTGCTTTGAACGCCCGCCATTGATGCCAAACTTATCTACGCCACCTTTTCAGAATTTACATCCTTGGgagttttaaaaaaatattgtGCCCCGATTTGGCAATGTGAAATTTGGTCTGAGTGTCACTACCATTCCAACACCTTGTTTTTTCATTGCATAATACATGCGTTCTTCTGATTGAGACTTGTTCAAACTTCAAACGTCGGcacctttttatttaaaatttgcttTTGCTCAAACACAACGGcaataaattacattaataaCAGCCTCACTTATCTGCAACTTACATATTCATATTATTACAATAAACTATGTTTTCCAAGGTTATTCCATCTTATATTTGGGTTAACACAGTCAACTATACATATGTATGATTTTTATACAACGATGGAGCATAGTCTATACGGTTAATAATATAAGATTCGTTTAAGCATTGACAAATTGGTTACTGAAATTTGTGTATATCCTGATCCAAAGAAAGATTTAAGCATGATGCCATGCAATTCTATTCGAAAACGAAATGGTTTTATTTAGTACTAACTTCAGAAGAAAAGTAAGGCATATATGCTCAATTCCATCATACAATATGATTTTATACCAAGAAAGAAGAAAGGGTTATTCAAAATTTTTAGGTACATGTATTTGGAACATGCATATTTGTTTCAACTTTCAAAGATATTGTCCTGTTCgtaatcttatatatatataagtttttaaagaaattttaGAAATCTTTTTTTTGATTTTTCTTGACCAAAATTTAGGTGGGTAATAGATTTCGTGTGGGATATATATAAATCTTGTGGTGTTATTTTGTTAAGATATCATGTTTCCGAAGTAAGATAATAAGACAATAAACATCATAGTTAAGGTTGAATATTGGGGGATGAGAATCTTATAACATCACTACTGCTGctgctgctttttttttttttgttgttttgtttATGAGGAGAATAGAACCAAAAACAATGAGCCCAACAAGTCCATAACTCTATTTGCTTTCCTTAACAAAAGTGTTGGTATCTTGTAATAATGTAAAAAGAAATGATTTGTTGCAGTTTATGAGCATGTATAGCAACTTGTGAATACATTATCTTGTCGCTTGTGAGTGAATGTCCACGTTTATGTAATGGAGTTGGCTTTGGATATAATGCTGAATAATAATATATAGTGagatgaaattttttattttatgatgcCTATAGAATCCAAAAAAATGCCATTATTTTTCCACCTTCGCTTCATTACATCCAAATACCATTTGATTTCATATGTGTCCTTTGATTCCATGGATATTTTGTCATGAATGAAAAGCAGATTTCCCTTTCCCTTCAACTcaattttttgtttatttcataACCAGTGTCAAAACCCCAATTCATTTCATTCATTTA is part of the Gossypium arboreum isolate Shixiya-1 chromosome 5, ASM2569848v2, whole genome shotgun sequence genome and harbors:
- the LOC108454579 gene encoding cytokinin dehydrogenase 7; its protein translation is MIAYLGRIVHDNDAESKLDDDVSSISKSLDLQGSIENGDVSSLASKDFGGLYSVKPLFLIKPSGAEDISRVVKLASRTSNLTVAARGNGHSINGQAMAEGGLVIDMRSTEKNHFEFLPINGSHYIDVSGGALWEDVLTRCVSRYGYAPRSWTDYLSLTVGGTLSNAGVSGQAFRYGPQTSNVTELEVVTGKGEITVCSETLNSELFFGVLGGLGQFGIITRARIKLQQAPDMVRWIRVVYSEFEEFTRDAEFLVTQKEGESFDYVEGFVFCNNDDPFNGWPSVPLDPGHEFNPTHISQTAGSILYCLEVAFHYRNSDHPTVDTAVNGLLGRLRFVEGLKSQVDVSYTKFLLRVNRAEEQVKANGPGDGPHPWLNLFVSKSDVVNFDRTVFKTMLKDGVGGPMLIYPLLRSKWGDRTSVVLPEGEIFYIVALLRFVPNGPSVEKLVAQNREIVNWCIKVGLDFKLYLPHYQSKGDWERHFGNRWSRFVERKASFDPMAILAPGQNIFRRDPSNIIISREF